The following proteins are encoded in a genomic region of Methylovorus glucosotrophus:
- a CDS encoding copper chaperone PCu(A)C, protein MFQQLRCIALCLLLSATQSVWAADALRISHDWVRATAPGQAVGAAYMTLTSAEDATLTKVESDVAGSVEIHSMTMNDGVMRMRMLETLPLKAQQAVNLEPGGFHLMLFDLKAPLKAGSNVTFKLHVQDSHGKQHVYTHSSLVKAAAD, encoded by the coding sequence ATGTTCCAACAGCTCAGATGTATCGCCTTATGCCTGTTATTGTCTGCCACCCAGAGCGTCTGGGCAGCCGATGCCTTGCGCATCAGCCATGACTGGGTACGTGCCACCGCACCGGGACAAGCCGTGGGCGCAGCCTACATGACACTGACCAGCGCTGAAGACGCCACCCTGACCAAAGTGGAAAGCGATGTTGCAGGATCGGTGGAAATACACAGCATGACCATGAACGACGGTGTCATGCGGATGCGCATGCTGGAAACCTTGCCATTAAAAGCGCAGCAAGCGGTCAATCTGGAGCCAGGCGGCTTTCACCTGATGCTGTTTGATCTGAAGGCCCCGCTGAAAGCAGGCTCAAATGTCACGTTCAAATTGCATGTGCAGGACAGCCACGGCAAGCAGCATGTCTACACGCACAGCAGTCTGGTAAAAGCGGCAGCCGATTAG